The Phyllopteryx taeniolatus isolate TA_2022b chromosome 9, UOR_Ptae_1.2, whole genome shotgun sequence genome contains a region encoding:
- the adipor1a gene encoding adiponectin receptor protein 1a, giving the protein MSGRNGSASDADCRISEDCHVPDVELIELGPLLEEGGVRQPASKGAHAEGATMLADEEEEDDDDEVGEVLTLPLQAHHAMEKMEEFVHKVWEGRWRVIPFHVLPEWLKDNDYLLHGHRPPMPSFRACFGSIFRIHTETGNIWTHLLGLILFLCLGTLTMLRPNMYFMAPLQEKVVFGMFFLGAVLCLSFSWLFHTVYCHSEKVSRTFSKLDYSGIALLIMGSFVPWLYYSFYCSPQPRLIYLTIVCVLGIAAIIVAQWDRFSTPRHRPTRAGVFMGLGLSGIVPTMHFTIEEGFVKATTVGQMGWFYLMGAMYITGAGLYAARIPERYFPGKCDIWFHSHQIFHVLVVAAAFIHFYGVSNLQEFRYGLEGGCTDDTLL; this is encoded by the exons ATGTCAGGCCGAAACGGGTCTGCAAGTGATGCAGACTGCCGGATCTCAGAGGACTGCCATGTCCCGGATGTGGAGCTAATAGAGCTTGGGCCCCTGCTGGAGGAGGGAGGGGTTCGCCAGCCGGCCTCCAAAGGTGCCCATGCAGAg GGAGCAACCATGCTCgcggatgaggaggaggaggatgatgatgatgaggtgGGAGAGGTTCTGACCTTACCACTCCAGGCACACCATGCCATGGAAAAGATGGAAGAGTTTGTACACAAA GTTTGGGAGGGGCGCTGGAGAGTCATTCCCTTCCATGTCCTGCCAGAGTGGCTTAAGGACAACGATTACCTCCTGCATGGACATCGCCCCCCCATGCCTTCATTCCGGGCCTGCTTTGGAAGCATTTTCCGAATTCACACTGAGACCGGAAACATTTGGACTCATTTGTtag GGCTTATTTTATTCCTGTGTCTGGGCACGTTAACCATGTTGCGGCCCAACATGTATTTCATGGCCCCGCTTCAAGAGAAAGTGGTGTTTGGGATGTTCTTCCTGGGAGCTGTGCTCTGCCTCAGTTTCTCCTGGCTTTTTCATACAGTCTACTGTCACTCCGAGAAAGTGTCTCGCACCTTCTCCAA GCTTGACTACTCAGGCATCGCGCTCCTCATCATGGGTTCTTTCGTGCCGTGGCTGTACTACTCGTTCTATTGTTCTCCTCAGCCACGACTTATCTACCTCACCATTGTTTGTGTACTCGGCATTGCCGCCATCATAGTGGCCCAATGGGACCGGTTCTCCACACCTCGACACAGACCCACCAGAGCAG GTGTTTTTATGGGTCTGGGACTTAGCGGCATTGTTCCCACAATGCACTTCACCATCGAGGAGGGCTTCGTTAAGGCAACTACTGTTGGCCAGATGGGTTGGTTCTACCTGATGGGGGCCATGTATATCACTGGAGCTGGTCTGTATGCAGCCAGGATCCCTGAACGCTATTTTCCCGGCAAGTGTGACATATGG TTTCACTCCCATCAGATTTTTCATGTTCTGGTCGTGGCAGCAGCGTTTATCCATTTCTACGGCGTTTCTAACCTGCAGGAGTTCCGTTACGGCCTGGAGGGAGGATGCACAGATGACACTCTACTCTGA